The Scophthalmus maximus strain ysfricsl-2021 chromosome 7, ASM2237912v1, whole genome shotgun sequence genome includes a window with the following:
- the c7h15orf40 gene encoding UPF0235 protein C15orf40 homolog: protein MFSRSVVNITCVSTRFSRQLTLNRLPELRRPVALLLPRGSTVSTRGSTVSTRGSTVSARGSTVSTRGSTVSTRGSTVSTRGSTVSARGSTVSTRGSTVSTRGSTGTGRFNKQMPKKQKTVKGQQGGAAEPEPSGPVVRDRSGAVTIVVHAKPGAKHSDVTDVSSEAVGVSIAAPPTDGEANTELIRFLAQVLDLKKSRVSLDKGSRSRDKLVRLDSSLSPEEVLTRLRQAAG, encoded by the exons ATGTTCTCCCGGTCAGTCGTTAATATAACTTGTGTTTCCACTCGGTTCTCCAGACAGTTGACGTTAAACCGTTTACCGGAGCTCAGACGTCCggtcgccctcctcctcccccgggGCTCCACCGTCTCCACCCGGGGCTCCACCGTCTCCACCCGGGGCTCCACCGTCTCCGCCCGGGGCTCCACCGTCTCCACCCGGGGCTCCACCGTCTCCACCCGGGGCTCCACCGTCTCCACCCGGGGCTCCACCGTCTCCGCCCGGGGCTCCACCGTCTCCACCCGAGGCTCCACCGTCTCCACCCGGGGCTCCACCGGGACAGGACGGTTCAACAAACAGATGCccaagaaacagaaaaca gtcaaaggtcagcaggGCGGAGCAGCAGAGCCTGAACCTTCTGGTCCGGTGGTTCGAGACCGGAGTGGCGCCGTGACCATCGTGGTTCACGCCAAGCCTGGCGCCAAACACAGCGACGTCACAG ACGTGTCCTCAGAGGCCGTGGGCGTGTCCATCGCAGCTCCGCCCACTGACGGAGAAGCCAACACAGAGCTGATTCGCTTCCTGGCTCAAGTTCTGGACCTGAAGAAGAGTCGGGTCTCTCTGGACAAG ggCTCCAGGTCCAGAGACAAACTGGTCCGACTGGACTCGTCCCTCAGTCCAGAGGAGGTTCTGACGAGGCTCCGACAGGCGGCAGGATGA
- the glsl gene encoding glutaminase liver isoform, mitochondrial, producing MAVSPELDACGNPWRAVHFCQELISRFQMHSFDVRTPFRQILTYRQWKTESEGHQVMNVLLAAFRGDVQSLRRYFLSGVDINAVDYNGRSALHVADAEGHAEVIRFLLENAGANPALKDRWGSSALHAAWRHNKDSAVQLLQEVT from the exons ATGGCGGTTTCTCCCGAGCTGGACGCCTGCGGGAACCCGTGGAGGGCGGTCCACTTCTGCCAg gagcTGATCTCCAGGTTCCAGATGCACAGTTTTGACGTCCGGACGCCGTTCAGACAGATTCTGACCTACAGACAGTGGAAGACTGAGTCTGAG GGTCACCAGGTGATGAACGTCCTGCTGGCGGCGTTCAGAGGAGACGTCCAGTCACTGAGAAG GTACTTCCTGTCCGGAGTGGACATCAACGCCGTCGACTACAACGGGCGCTCGGCTCTGCACGTGGCGGACGCTGAAGGTCACGCGGAGGTCATCCGCTTCCTGCTGGAGAACGCCGGGGCAAACCCCGCTCTCAAGGACAG GTGGGGGAGCTCTGCCCTGCACGCGGCCTGGAGGCACAACAAGGACTCTGCagttcagctgctgcaggaggtcacctga